GCTGGGTGAGGAAGGTGCGATCCAGGTGTTCAAGCCCGATGTCGGCGGCAATATGCTGCTGGGCGCCGTGGGTCAGCTGCAGTTCGAAGTGGTGCAGCACCGCCTCAAGACCGAGTACGACTGCGACGTCCGCCTGGAAGGCTGCCAGTACACAGGTGCACGCTGGATCACGGCCGATTCGCCCGCCGAGCTGCGCGAGTTCGAGAACGCCTACCCCATGCGCCTGGCGCATGATGCGGCCGACACCCTGGCCTATCTGTGCACCAGCCCCTATGACGTGCGCCTGGCACAGGAGCGTTTCCCCAAGATCCACTTCCACCCGCTGCGCGAGCATGCGGGATTGGCACTGGGCTCGGCGAACTGAGACGTGATCACCCCCTGAGCGGCTCCGCCTAGGTGGCCCCGCCGCTTCCCCCTCTCTGGCGCTACGCGCCGGAGGGGGACGACATCCTCGCTGCGAGGCGGCTCTTGCTCGATGTCTCTGAGTTGGACCGCGCTAGCTTCAGGCGAGGATCAACATCGAGAGAGTTTGTTGTGAGCCAAGAATTTCTGCGCCCCTTGTCTGAACTGAAGGTTCCCCAGAACCTGCTGGGCGTGCTGACCGATATCGACGACACGCTGACCACCGACGGCGTGGTGCCCGAGCATGTGGTGGCCGCGATTGCGCGCCTCAAGGATGCGGGTCTGAAAGTGGTGCCCATCACCGGCCGACCCGTCGGCTGGAGCGTGCCGTTTGCATCGGCCTGGGCCGTGGACGCCATCGTGGCCGAGAACGGTGCCGTGGCCCTGCGCCGCAATGCCCAGGGCAGCCTGGACAAGCTCTACCAGCAGTCTGCCGATGAGCGCGCCCGCAACTTTGCCCGTATGCAGCAGGTGCTCGAGCAGATCGAGGCCACCGTGCCCGGCGCCCAACGCGCCACGGACTCGGGCGGCCGCGAATGCGATATCGCCGTCGACCACAGCGAATTCACGAACCTGCCCCAGGCACAGATCGATGCATGCGTGGCCATCATGAAGGCGGCCGGCATGAATGCCACCGTCAGCTCCATTCACATCAACGGCTGGTTCGGCGAGCACAACAAGCTCGAAGGCGCGCGCTGGATCGCTCGCGAGCTGTTCGACATCGATCTGGACGCCACGCTGGCGCGCTGGGTGTATATCGGCGACTCGACCAACGACCAGCAGATGTTCGAGCACATGCCCCACAGCGTGGGCGTGGCCAATATCGCGCGCTTCGTGCCCCAGCTCAGGCATCTGCCGCGCCATGTGACCACGGCCGAGCGCGGCGACGGCTTTGTGCAGCTTGTCGATCAGTTGCTGGATCAGCAAAAATAGTAGCTTCAACCGCGCTTTGCATAACGATTTCAATATAAAAACAACCTGAAATCGTTTGATAGAAAGCGCAAGAAGCTCTCATTTTTAAAGGCCTCTATGCTTGCCGGCACAGAGGCCTTTTTGACGTCCACCCATCGCCGGACACGATGTACCCACCCGTACAAGACGACCCCCGGATGCGTAAAAACCCACGGTTGGCACTCACTACAATTTTTGATTCATTTCAAAACATTTCTGAGAGACCAACACCATGCGCATGATTCGCCGCACCTTCGTCGCCACGGCCGTGGCAGCAACAGCCGCCCTGACCGTCGGCACTGCATTTGCCCAGGGCAAGGAAGTCAAGATCGGCTATGCGCTGGCCGTCAACTCCCACTACGGCGCGGCCGCCAACGCCTGGGCCGAAGGCGTGGAAAAAGGCACCAGCGGTGCCTACAAGTTCAAGCAGTTCCCGGCCTCCGCCCTGGGTGGCGAGCGCGAGCTGATCGAAGGCCTGCAACTGGGCACCGTGGAAGCCGCCATCGTCTCCACCGGCGCCCTGAGCAACTTCGTGCCCGATGTGGGCGTGGTCGACATCCCCTTCCTGTTCCGCGACACCCAGCACGCACGAGCCGTGATGGACGGCGCTTTCGGTCAGGAGCTGCTGGCCAAGTTCCAAAAGCGCGGCCTGATCGCGCTGGCCTGGGGCGAGCAGGGCTTTCGCCATCTGAGCAACAACAAGCATGCCGTCAATGGCGTGCCCGACCTCAAGGGCCTGAAGATCCGTGTGACCGAGAACCCCGTGCACATCACGGCCTTCCGCACCCTGGGTGCCTCGCCCACCCCCATGTCCTGGCCCGAAGTCATCGGTGCGCTGCAGCAGGGCACGATTGACGGCCAGGAGAACCCCATCTCCGTGCTGGTGTCCGCCAAGCTGTGGCAGGTGCAAAAGCACCTGACCCTGACCTCCCACGTCTACGCCCCCATGGCCCTGATCGTGTCGCCCTCGTTCTGGGGATCGCTGAACGCCGCCCAGAAGACCGCCTTCACGGAAGCCGCCAAGAAGGGGGCCCTGGCCTCGCGCGCCTTTGTGGACAACGTGGAGAAGAAGGGCGTGGAAGAAGCCAAGGCCAACGGCATGAAGGTCGTGGAAAAGGTCGACCAGACCGCTTTCCGCACCGCGCTGGAGCCTGCGTACAAGGAATACGCCAAGAAGTTCGGCCAGAAGACGCTGGACTCCATCACCGCCGTCAAGTAAGCACTGCCGGCATGGACCGGTCTCCGTGCAGGCGGGCCCGTGCATTTTTCTCCCACCTGGGCAAGGCAGGACCTTGCCCGGCTGCGGTCAGCACGAATGGACTTGCGCCAATTCCCGCCGATGATGACGCAGCCTTCAACTTTGTGACGCAGCCGGCTCTTGCGCCTGGTTTCACCGCTGCCTCAGCTCACCCCCACTCCTATGCTTGATCGTATCGAACGCCTTCTCGTGGCCGGCAATCGCTGGCTGCTGATCTTGCTGCTGCTGGCCATGGCCTGCATCGTTTTTGCCAACGTGGTGCTGCGCTACACCACGGGCGACTCCATCGTCTGGGCCGAAGAAGTGGCCCGCCACATGATGATCTGGGTCACTTTCCTGGGCGCAGGCCTGGTGCTGCGCTTTGGCGGCCATGTGGCCATCGACAATCTGCACCGCAGCGTGAGCACCCGCAAGGCACAGGCCATGCGCGGCTTTGTCGTGCTCATTTTGGCAATCTTCTTTGCCGTGATGACCGTGACCTCGTCGCAGTACGTGTACGCCACGCGCTTTCAGACCACGGCGGCCACGGACATCCCGATCTCCTATATCTACGGTGCCATGCCCGTGGGCTTTGTGCTGATGCTGATCCATTTGCTGTTCATCGCACGCGGCTACATCGCCGCCGGCAGCTTCGCCGAGTCCGATGAAATGGATGCGGACGCTGCAGCGTCTATATGAAACACCCCCTGAGTCGCTATGCGCCTTCCCCCTGGAAGGGGGACGAC
This window of the Comamonas testosteroni genome carries:
- a CDS encoding HAD-IIB family hydrolase: MSQEFLRPLSELKVPQNLLGVLTDIDDTLTTDGVVPEHVVAAIARLKDAGLKVVPITGRPVGWSVPFASAWAVDAIVAENGAVALRRNAQGSLDKLYQQSADERARNFARMQQVLEQIEATVPGAQRATDSGGRECDIAVDHSEFTNLPQAQIDACVAIMKAAGMNATVSSIHINGWFGEHNKLEGARWIARELFDIDLDATLARWVYIGDSTNDQQMFEHMPHSVGVANIARFVPQLRHLPRHVTTAERGDGFVQLVDQLLDQQK
- a CDS encoding TRAP transporter substrate-binding protein; amino-acid sequence: MRMIRRTFVATAVAATAALTVGTAFAQGKEVKIGYALAVNSHYGAAANAWAEGVEKGTSGAYKFKQFPASALGGERELIEGLQLGTVEAAIVSTGALSNFVPDVGVVDIPFLFRDTQHARAVMDGAFGQELLAKFQKRGLIALAWGEQGFRHLSNNKHAVNGVPDLKGLKIRVTENPVHITAFRTLGASPTPMSWPEVIGALQQGTIDGQENPISVLVSAKLWQVQKHLTLTSHVYAPMALIVSPSFWGSLNAAQKTAFTEAAKKGALASRAFVDNVEKKGVEEAKANGMKVVEKVDQTAFRTALEPAYKEYAKKFGQKTLDSITAVK
- a CDS encoding TRAP transporter small permease yields the protein MLDRIERLLVAGNRWLLILLLLAMACIVFANVVLRYTTGDSIVWAEEVARHMMIWVTFLGAGLVLRFGGHVAIDNLHRSVSTRKAQAMRGFVVLILAIFFAVMTVTSSQYVYATRFQTTAATDIPISYIYGAMPVGFVLMLIHLLFIARGYIAAGSFAESDEMDADAAASI